A DNA window from Sphingopyxis macrogoltabida contains the following coding sequences:
- the spt gene encoding serine palmitoyltransferase, with protein sequence MTDLFSKFDPLIQQREALLATGVTDPFSLVMEKVLSPTVAICNGRETILLGTYNYMGMTFDDDVIAAGKDALDKFGSGTTGSRVLNGTYQGHKECEDALKEFYAMDHAMVFSTGYQANLGIISTIAGKGDYVILDIDSHASIYDGCKMGDAEIVAFRHNDVEALEKRLKRLPPEAGKLVVLEGVYSMLGDVAPLKEMIRVSKEAGAMVLVDEAHSMGFIGEHGRGVAEAQGVIDDVDFIIGTFSKSVGTVGGFCVSNHPKFEIMRLVCRPYVFTASLPPSVVATAATSIRKLMHGSNKRAHLWENSKTLHKGLKDLGFQLGTEEPQSAIIAVIMPDLEKGAMMWEALLEEGLYVNLARPPATPAGMTLLRCSLCAEHSSEQVGEILARFERAGKRAGIIG encoded by the coding sequence GAAAAGGTCCTCTCGCCGACCGTCGCGATCTGCAACGGGCGCGAGACGATCCTGCTCGGCACCTATAATTATATGGGCATGACCTTCGACGACGACGTCATCGCCGCCGGCAAGGACGCGCTCGACAAATTCGGCAGCGGCACGACCGGCAGCCGCGTCCTCAACGGCACCTATCAGGGGCATAAGGAGTGCGAGGACGCGCTCAAGGAATTTTACGCCATGGATCATGCCATGGTGTTCTCGACCGGATATCAGGCGAATCTCGGCATCATTTCGACGATTGCCGGCAAGGGCGACTATGTCATCCTCGACATCGACAGCCATGCGTCGATCTATGACGGGTGCAAGATGGGCGACGCCGAAATCGTCGCCTTCCGCCATAACGACGTCGAGGCGCTCGAAAAGCGGCTGAAGCGCCTGCCCCCCGAAGCGGGCAAGCTTGTCGTGCTCGAAGGCGTCTATTCGATGCTCGGCGACGTCGCGCCGCTGAAAGAGATGATCCGCGTCTCCAAGGAAGCCGGCGCGATGGTGCTGGTCGACGAAGCGCATTCTATGGGTTTCATTGGCGAACATGGCCGCGGCGTCGCCGAGGCGCAGGGCGTGATCGACGACGTCGACTTCATCATCGGCACGTTCAGCAAGAGCGTCGGCACGGTCGGCGGCTTCTGCGTGTCGAACCATCCGAAATTCGAAATCATGCGGCTCGTCTGCCGTCCCTATGTCTTCACCGCCTCGCTGCCGCCGAGCGTCGTCGCGACCGCCGCGACCAGCATCCGCAAGCTGATGCACGGATCGAACAAGCGCGCGCACCTGTGGGAAAATTCGAAGACGCTGCACAAGGGCCTCAAGGACCTCGGCTTCCAGCTCGGCACCGAAGAGCCGCAGTCGGCGATCATCGCGGTGATCATGCCCGATCTCGAAAAGGGTGCGATGATGTGGGAAGCGCTGCTCGAGGAAGGGCTCTACGTCAATCTCGCGCGTCCGCCGGCGACCCCCGCGGGCATGACGCTACTGCGCTGCTCGCTCTGCGCCGAGCATTCGAGCGAGCAGGTCGGCGAGATCCTTGCGCGCTTCGAGCGTGCGGGCAAACGCGCCGGGATCATCGGCTGA
- a CDS encoding ATP-binding protein, with protein MFERDFDIETESRRERVRFWLTIGVATILVGVVAALVLLLSRANDNYERSLGWQTQSMEVISQTRSLDASLARAEAALGRFAVGLQKEDGRVFEQQWGRARQYRVQLQRNVRDNPAQAKLVAELTHEMDRRGAQLGDAALSANYRQTVAAISKYHAAGHDQGLGKIDKLLTRIIDNERTLLRERNRLAAADRASLNQAMLLFSLLGAGAAVIAIGATFSLVRAEAERRLARREQLVESDRAMQLEAAVEARTAELEQANTALRSEMSERLSAEEQLRQAQKMEAVGQLTGGIAHDFNNMLAVVVGGLELAQRWLSEAPDKAQRHLANALDGANRAADLTRRLLTFARSEPARPEITVVDECIASFAELVERTIGDRIALTLDLQAPDLACRLDRRQFENALLNLAVNARDAMDGHGSLTIRTLRDEEEETAALAVQVIDTGCGMSPEVLERVFDPFYTTKPAGQGTGLGMSQVFAFCRQSGGEVQISSTEGEGTSVAMLLPVARAEEAVDTDGDPGEGVAHPTLADALSILVVEDDQRVLAATVDAVAELGHRPVACGNPLEAEALVEGQFAAGSGFDLILSDVLMPELTGPEMVAQLKQRWPELSVLFVTGYAGDASEDAAFGDHDVLRKPFTLSALDQAIRRSGDTRPGDGQRLAS; from the coding sequence GTGTTCGAGAGGGATTTCGATATCGAGACCGAAAGCCGGCGGGAGCGTGTTCGCTTCTGGCTGACGATCGGGGTCGCGACCATCCTGGTCGGCGTCGTCGCGGCGCTCGTCCTGCTGCTGTCGCGCGCCAACGATAATTACGAACGCTCGCTCGGCTGGCAGACGCAGAGCATGGAGGTCATCTCGCAGACCCGCTCGCTCGACGCCTCGCTCGCCCGTGCCGAGGCAGCGCTCGGCCGCTTCGCGGTGGGCTTGCAGAAGGAAGACGGGCGCGTTTTCGAGCAGCAATGGGGCCGCGCGCGCCAATATCGTGTCCAGCTCCAGCGCAACGTCCGCGACAATCCGGCGCAGGCGAAGCTGGTCGCGGAACTGACGCACGAAATGGACCGGCGCGGCGCCCAGCTCGGCGACGCGGCGCTCAGCGCCAATTATCGCCAGACCGTCGCCGCCATTTCCAAATATCACGCTGCCGGGCACGATCAGGGGCTCGGCAAGATCGACAAGCTGCTGACGCGGATCATCGACAACGAACGCACCCTGCTGCGCGAACGCAACCGCCTCGCGGCGGCCGATCGCGCCAGCCTCAACCAGGCGATGCTGCTCTTCTCGCTGCTCGGTGCCGGCGCCGCGGTGATCGCGATCGGTGCGACCTTCTCGCTCGTCCGTGCCGAGGCCGAACGGCGGCTGGCGCGACGCGAGCAGTTGGTCGAAAGCGACCGTGCGATGCAACTCGAAGCCGCCGTCGAGGCGCGCACCGCCGAACTGGAGCAGGCCAACACCGCACTGCGCAGCGAGATGAGCGAACGCCTCTCGGCCGAGGAACAACTGCGTCAGGCGCAGAAGATGGAAGCCGTCGGCCAGCTTACCGGCGGCATCGCGCATGATTTCAACAATATGCTCGCGGTCGTCGTCGGCGGCCTCGAACTCGCGCAGCGCTGGTTGTCGGAAGCGCCCGACAAGGCACAGCGCCACCTTGCCAATGCGCTCGATGGCGCCAACCGCGCCGCCGACCTGACGCGGCGGCTGCTAACCTTCGCGCGCTCCGAGCCGGCGCGGCCCGAAATAACCGTCGTTGACGAATGCATCGCGTCGTTCGCCGAACTCGTCGAGCGGACAATCGGCGACCGGATCGCGCTGACGCTCGATCTTCAGGCTCCCGACCTCGCTTGCCGGCTCGACCGGCGCCAGTTCGAAAATGCGCTGCTCAACCTCGCGGTCAATGCCCGCGACGCGATGGACGGCCACGGATCGCTGACCATCCGCACCCTGCGCGACGAAGAAGAGGAAACGGCGGCGCTGGCGGTGCAGGTGATCGACACCGGCTGCGGCATGTCGCCCGAAGTTCTTGAGCGCGTCTTCGATCCCTTCTACACCACCAAGCCCGCCGGTCAGGGCACCGGCCTCGGCATGAGCCAGGTCTTCGCCTTTTGCCGCCAGTCGGGCGGCGAGGTACAGATTTCGTCGACCGAAGGCGAAGGAACGAGCGTCGCGATGCTGCTGCCTGTCGCCCGCGCCGAAGAGGCCGTCGACACCGACGGCGATCCCGGCGAAGGTGTGGCCCACCCTACCCTCGCCGACGCGCTCAGCATCCTCGTCGTCGAAGACGACCAGCGCGTCCTTGCCGCGACCGTCGACGCGGTCGCCGAACTGGGCCACAGGCCCGTCGCGTGCGGCAATCCGCTGGAGGCCGAAGCCCTTGTCGAAGGGCAGTTCGCCGCTGGCAGCGGCTTCGACCTCATTCTGTCCGACGTGTTGATGCCCGAACTCACCGGGCCCGAAATGGTCGCGCAACTGAAGCAGCGCTGGCCCGAACTCTCCGTCCTTTTCGTCACCGGCTATGCCGGCGATGCCAGCGAAGACGCCGCCTTCGGCGACCATGACGTGCTGCGCAAGCCCTTCACGCTGAGCGCGCTCGACCAGGCGATCCGGCGGAGCGGCGATACGCGGCCGGGCGATGGACAACGGCTGGCGAGCTGA